A single window of Streptomyces sudanensis DNA harbors:
- a CDS encoding NAD-dependent epimerase/dehydratase family protein — translation MRIVITGATGNIGSAVVGRLRAEGGHDLVGLARRLPEDP, via the coding sequence ATGCGTATCGTGATCACCGGGGCGACCGGGAACATCGGTTCCGCTGTCGTGGGGCGTTTGCGGGCCGAGGGTGGGCATGATCTGGTGGGTCTGGCCCGGCGGCTGCCCGAGGACCCCCA
- a CDS encoding DinB family protein yields the protein MTRSERLAEQLDWYWRKNLRPRLDGLTDEEYFWEPVRGCWSIRPRGTSAAPISAGSGKWTMDCTSPGPQPAPVTTIAWRLAHIIVSCLGYRVGWYFGGQDVDSQTFAYAGTADEALEQLDEMYGRWNAGVRELSDTDLDNPPTRGSERFPMENRILHVNRELIHHGAEISLLRDLYRRQDEAAPRRT from the coding sequence ATGACACGAAGCGAGCGACTCGCGGAGCAGCTGGACTGGTACTGGCGCAAGAACCTGCGGCCACGGCTGGACGGTCTTACCGACGAGGAGTACTTCTGGGAGCCGGTGCGCGGCTGCTGGAGCATCCGCCCACGCGGCACGTCGGCCGCACCGATCTCGGCAGGCTCGGGGAAGTGGACGATGGACTGTACGTCCCCTGGTCCGCAGCCGGCGCCGGTGACCACGATTGCCTGGCGGCTGGCGCACATCATCGTCTCGTGCCTGGGCTACCGGGTCGGATGGTATTTCGGCGGCCAGGACGTCGACTCCCAGACGTTCGCCTACGCGGGGACCGCCGACGAGGCGCTGGAACAGCTCGATGAGATGTACGGGAGATGGAACGCGGGGGTCCGCGAACTCTCGGACACCGACCTGGACAATCCGCCCACGAGGGGTTCCGAGCGGTTTCCCATGGAGAACAGGATCCTGCACGTCAACAGGGAGCTGATCCATCACGGCGCCGAGATCTCCCTGCTGCGCGACCTCTACCGCCGGCAGGACGAAGCCGCACCACGCCGGACATGA
- a CDS encoding tannase/feruloyl esterase family alpha/beta hydrolase, producing MRPFLGSAPRFRRRGAPAALALAALVLASAPAAAAPQDPAGSCARLGNVRVPGAEHQRAACLEELTTAGTTASGHTDPADWAGLTPRGLPVPTGVPGGQIDGYFPDTSATNSNHGWNHDSQFVIRLPDRWNGGLVVAGTPGNREQYANDRAVADWVLARGYAYAATDKGNTGLAFHRDGHAPGDAIAEWNHRLTQLTRAARATVAQYYHRPPSRTLATGLSNGGYLVRWQLENHPELYDGGVDWEGTLWRADGPTLLDFLPKALRAHPVYAAGGDGAREAQRALHAAGFPAGSEFLWAHHHRIYWDLTQRIYREEIDPGFDGATEAGTPYCTTGTPACDADYDYAARPAEVRQAVQKIALTGRIGKPLITLHGTLDVLLPISRDSDVYARMVHKAGRDHLHRYYRVEGGTHTDSLFDVFPDRLRPLAPCHRSGFAALERWLSAGVLPPASKTVPLPAGADAAALVNRCPLGG from the coding sequence ATGCGTCCCTTCCTCGGCTCCGCACCGCGCTTTCGGCGGCGAGGGGCTCCCGCCGCCCTCGCCCTGGCCGCCCTCGTCCTCGCCTCCGCACCCGCCGCGGCCGCCCCCCAGGACCCGGCGGGCTCCTGCGCCCGCCTGGGGAACGTACGGGTGCCGGGTGCCGAACACCAGCGGGCGGCCTGCCTGGAGGAGCTGACCACGGCGGGCACGACCGCCTCCGGGCACACCGACCCGGCGGACTGGGCCGGTCTGACGCCCAGGGGCCTGCCCGTCCCCACCGGGGTCCCCGGCGGCCAGATCGACGGTTACTTCCCCGATACCTCCGCCACCAACAGCAACCACGGCTGGAACCACGACTCCCAGTTCGTCATCCGCCTCCCCGACCGCTGGAACGGCGGCCTCGTGGTCGCGGGCACCCCCGGCAACCGCGAGCAGTACGCCAACGACCGGGCCGTCGCCGACTGGGTACTGGCCCGCGGATACGCCTACGCGGCCACGGACAAGGGCAACACCGGCCTCGCCTTCCACCGGGACGGCCACGCCCCCGGCGACGCCATCGCCGAGTGGAACCACCGCCTCACCCAGCTCACCAGGGCAGCCCGCGCCACGGTGGCGCAGTACTACCACCGGCCCCCCTCGCGCACCCTCGCCACCGGGTTGTCGAACGGCGGGTACCTGGTGCGCTGGCAGTTGGAGAACCACCCGGAGCTCTACGACGGGGGCGTCGACTGGGAGGGCACGCTGTGGCGGGCCGACGGCCCCACCCTGCTGGACTTCCTGCCGAAGGCGCTGCGCGCCCACCCCGTGTACGCCGCAGGGGGTGACGGCGCGCGCGAGGCGCAGCGGGCCCTGCACGCCGCCGGGTTCCCCGCCGGATCGGAGTTCCTGTGGGCCCACCACCACAGGATCTACTGGGACCTGACCCAGCGCATCTACCGGGAGGAGATCGACCCCGGGTTCGACGGCGCGACGGAGGCCGGCACCCCGTACTGCACGACGGGTACGCCCGCCTGCGACGCCGACTACGACTATGCGGCGCGCCCCGCTGAAGTCCGGCAGGCCGTGCAGAAGATCGCCCTCACCGGACGGATCGGCAAACCGCTGATCACCCTGCACGGCACCCTGGACGTCCTGCTGCCGATCAGCCGGGACTCCGACGTGTACGCCCGCATGGTGCACAAAGCCGGCCGGGACCATTTGCACCGCTACTACCGTGTCGAGGGCGGCACCCACACCGACTCGCTGTTCGACGTCTTCCCCGACCGGCTGCGACCGCTCGCCCCCTGCCACCGCAGCGGCTTCGCCGCGCTCGAACGGTGGCTCTCCGCGGGGGTCCTGCCGCCCGCATCGAAGACCGTCCCGCTGCCCGCCGGGGCGGACGCGGCGGCGCTGGTGAACCGCTGCCCGCTCGGCGGGTGA
- a CDS encoding 3-hydroxybutyrate dehydrogenase, with amino-acid sequence MTNTSPCPALPPAAGTVDLSGRTALVTGGGGGIGRACVLALARAGAAVHVVDRDAEAARTAAQAAGGTAHVADLADPAAIDLLPAGVDILVNNAGLQHVAPLTEFPPERFDLIQRVMVTAPFLLMRRVLPHMYARGWGRVVNISSVHGLRASPYKSAYVAAKHALEGLSKVAALEGAPHGVTSNCVNPGYVRTPLVEGQVRDQAALHGIDESDVLHGVMLARSAVKRLLETEEVAAAVLWLCGPHSGYLTGASLPLDGGWTAN; translated from the coding sequence ATGACGAACACCTCCCCCTGCCCGGCCCTCCCGCCGGCGGCCGGTACGGTCGACCTGAGCGGGCGCACGGCCCTGGTGACCGGTGGCGGCGGCGGCATCGGCCGGGCCTGTGTGCTCGCTCTGGCGCGGGCCGGAGCCGCCGTGCACGTGGTCGACCGGGACGCCGAGGCGGCCCGGACCGCCGCGCAGGCCGCCGGGGGCACCGCCCACGTGGCCGACCTCGCGGACCCGGCCGCCATCGACCTCCTTCCGGCCGGGGTCGACATCCTGGTCAACAACGCCGGCCTGCAGCACGTGGCCCCGCTCACGGAGTTCCCCCCGGAACGCTTCGACCTGATCCAGCGGGTGATGGTCACCGCTCCGTTCCTGCTGATGCGCCGGGTCCTGCCGCACATGTACGCCCGCGGCTGGGGCCGCGTCGTCAACATCTCCAGCGTCCACGGGCTACGGGCCAGCCCCTACAAGTCCGCCTACGTCGCCGCCAAACACGCCCTGGAAGGGCTGAGCAAGGTCGCCGCACTCGAAGGCGCCCCCCACGGAGTGACCAGCAACTGCGTCAACCCCGGGTACGTCCGCACCCCGCTCGTCGAAGGCCAGGTGCGGGACCAGGCCGCCCTCCACGGCATCGACGAAAGCGACGTACTCCACGGCGTCATGCTCGCCCGCTCCGCGGTCAAACGCCTCCTGGAGACCGAGGAGGTCGCCGCGGCCGTCCTCTGGCTGTGCGGCCCCCACTCCGGCTACCTCACCGGTGCCTCCCTGCCGCTCGACGGCGGCTGGACCGCCAACTGA
- a CDS encoding PaaI family thioesterase: MPVESAVPVDGAPMTPAALNEMIARDFEDYAACRVTEATRTHLTMEADGTRLRLRPGGTVSGPEQAALVDLAAFLLVNARLGSPTLMALTSSLQISYLSRPRPGLLRTHTRMAKFGRSLCVVLAELRDSADTLAATATVTYSVPPAVRGPGTRRDDDAVGAR; the protein is encoded by the coding sequence ATGCCCGTCGAGTCGGCCGTTCCGGTCGACGGCGCCCCGATGACCCCGGCCGCGCTCAACGAGATGATCGCGCGGGACTTCGAGGACTACGCCGCCTGCCGCGTCACCGAGGCCACCCGCACCCACCTCACCATGGAGGCCGACGGCACCCGCCTCCGCCTCCGGCCCGGTGGCACCGTCTCCGGCCCCGAACAGGCCGCTCTCGTGGACCTGGCCGCCTTCCTCCTCGTCAACGCCCGCCTGGGGAGCCCCACCCTCATGGCCCTGACCAGCTCCCTCCAGATCAGCTACCTCAGCCGTCCCCGCCCCGGCCTGCTCCGCACGCACACGAGGATGGCCAAGTTCGGCAGGAGCCTGTGCGTCGTCCTCGCGGAACTCCGCGACAGTGCCGACACCCTGGCCGCCACCGCGACGGTCACCTACTCCGTACCCCCGGCGGTCCGCGGGCCCGGCACGCGGAGGGACGACGACGCCGTGGGCGCCCGGTAG
- a CDS encoding PLP-dependent aminotransferase family protein produces MRHPVPPPAVASRLANVASSPVRDILSLTARPEVISFAGGLPAPELFDTDGLRAAFDRVLADAPGRALQYSTTEGDADLREAVAQRLTARALPTGADDLMITTGSQQALTLITTATLEPGDIVLVEDPCYLAALQTFGFAGARVVPVPTDDDGIIPEALDEIAAREPAKLLYLVPTFQNPTGRTLPAARRAAVAEAAARHGFWIVEDDPYGELRYEGEQVPWIAASPAASDRTIVLGSFSKIMAPGLRLGYLRAPAAIRRSCVLAKQAADLHTSTVDQAAAARYLRDSDLDAHIRTICDAYRERRDALLAGLSTALPFGSRWNRPAGGMFVWVALPEGHDATRLLHVAIRHEVAYVPGAPFFAGTPDPAALRLSFTTHSPEEITEGLRRLAKAFA; encoded by the coding sequence ATGAGGCATCCGGTTCCCCCGCCCGCAGTCGCTTCCCGTCTGGCCAACGTCGCTTCCTCGCCGGTCCGGGACATCCTCTCGCTCACCGCGCGCCCCGAAGTGATCTCCTTCGCAGGGGGACTTCCGGCTCCGGAGCTGTTCGACACGGACGGCCTCAGGGCCGCCTTCGACCGCGTACTGGCCGACGCCCCCGGCCGGGCCCTCCAGTACTCCACCACCGAGGGCGACGCCGACCTGCGCGAGGCCGTCGCACAGCGCCTCACGGCACGCGCACTGCCGACCGGCGCCGACGACCTGATGATCACGACGGGCTCGCAGCAGGCCCTCACCCTCATCACCACGGCCACCCTGGAACCCGGCGACATCGTGCTCGTCGAGGACCCCTGCTACCTGGCCGCCCTCCAGACCTTCGGCTTCGCCGGCGCCCGCGTCGTCCCCGTCCCCACCGACGACGACGGCATCATCCCCGAGGCACTGGACGAGATCGCCGCACGCGAACCGGCCAAGCTGCTGTACCTGGTCCCCACCTTCCAGAACCCCACCGGCCGCACGCTCCCGGCCGCGCGGCGCGCCGCCGTCGCCGAAGCCGCCGCCCGGCACGGCTTCTGGATCGTCGAGGACGACCCCTACGGCGAGCTCCGCTACGAGGGCGAGCAGGTGCCCTGGATCGCCGCGTCCCCCGCCGCGTCCGACCGCACCATCGTCCTCGGCTCCTTCTCCAAGATCATGGCCCCGGGCCTGCGCCTGGGCTACCTGCGGGCCCCCGCGGCCATCCGCCGGTCCTGCGTCCTCGCCAAACAGGCCGCCGACCTGCACACCTCCACCGTCGACCAGGCCGCGGCCGCCCGTTACCTGCGCGACAGCGACCTGGACGCCCACATCCGGACCATCTGCGACGCCTACCGGGAACGCCGCGACGCCCTCCTCGCCGGCCTGTCCACCGCCCTGCCCTTCGGCAGCCGCTGGAACCGCCCGGCGGGCGGCATGTTCGTCTGGGTCGCCCTGCCCGAGGGACACGACGCCACCCGGCTCCTCCACGTCGCCATCAGGCACGAGGTGGCCTACGTCCCCGGAGCGCCGTTCTTCGCCGGCACCCCGGACCCGGCCGCGCTGCGCCTGTCCTTCACCACCCACTCCCCCGAGGAGATCACCGAGGGCCTGCGCCGGCTGGCCAAGGCCTTCGCGTGA
- a CDS encoding Phenylacetic acid catabolic protein — MSSTIPSDEVVVVRTPGEFLAMPEDYREIAIRGMLVNTEGELSGGDDYVQVFLPLAPNAEERQVCAERAVEEYDHYKIGKRVLADIGVDTTYLEKQTLAERKLFAGHEFHECTTWAERGVFSYVGEETAMVMISEFARSSYKPWAEAVRTIILDEKVHIAHGARICRTLAATGEGREELQRALDRLWPGFERIFGSSRSERSRMAVRYGLRQTTNGQARDVWREKVTPRIRNLGLKVPE; from the coding sequence ATGTCATCCACCATTCCGAGCGACGAGGTGGTCGTGGTCCGGACTCCCGGGGAATTCCTCGCGATGCCCGAGGACTACCGGGAGATCGCCATCCGGGGAATGCTCGTCAACACCGAGGGCGAACTCTCGGGCGGCGACGACTACGTACAGGTCTTCCTGCCGCTGGCGCCGAACGCCGAGGAGCGGCAGGTCTGCGCGGAAAGGGCGGTCGAGGAGTACGACCACTACAAGATCGGAAAGCGCGTCCTCGCCGACATCGGCGTCGACACGACCTACCTGGAGAAGCAGACGCTCGCCGAGCGGAAGCTCTTCGCGGGCCACGAGTTCCACGAGTGCACCACCTGGGCCGAGCGCGGCGTCTTCTCCTACGTCGGTGAGGAGACGGCGATGGTGATGATCTCCGAATTCGCCCGGAGCAGCTACAAGCCGTGGGCGGAGGCCGTGCGCACCATCATCCTCGACGAGAAGGTCCACATCGCGCACGGGGCGCGGATCTGCCGCACCCTGGCCGCGACGGGTGAGGGCCGCGAGGAACTGCAGCGGGCGCTGGACCGGCTGTGGCCCGGTTTCGAGCGCATCTTCGGCAGTTCGAGGTCCGAGCGTTCCCGCATGGCCGTCCGCTACGGGCTGCGGCAGACGACGAACGGCCAGGCGCGCGACGTCTGGCGGGAGAAGGTGACGCCGCGCATCAGGAACCTGGGGCTGAAGGTTCCCGAGTAG
- a CDS encoding radical SAM protein, producing the protein MATPVTIGRRPLTRREAKERTAALLAKRPDLADRLHRLRRLGRTVRSCEVHLTNTCNIRCKGCWYFEGGFDTAVRELSDIGKIKAFARRLRDDGVNQATLIGGEPTLVLRRVEAFVEELPYITVSTNGLRPMPVQGFEHIAVAVSVFGGGPLDDDLRAIRVNGSKFTGLFDTALSHYRDDPRVLFIFALSEAGLPHLEPTVRKIADNGNIVTFNFYSEHGSDHPLRIENERRVLEEALRVKELYPQAVVSHPYFIRALVTGTSHWGARFGYDVCPSLSVDHPDHEERVANGNPVIPGFAAWGADYESLQFCCTSGDCGGCRDSQAVYSWLVVSANRFLDSTERLEEWLDIAESYWRQWRWSPFHAAGAA; encoded by the coding sequence ATGGCGACACCCGTCACGATAGGCAGGCGCCCCCTCACCCGCAGGGAGGCCAAGGAGCGCACGGCGGCCCTGCTGGCGAAGCGGCCGGACCTGGCCGACCGGCTGCACCGCCTGCGCCGGCTCGGACGCACCGTCCGCTCGTGCGAGGTCCACCTGACCAACACGTGCAACATCCGCTGCAAGGGCTGCTGGTACTTCGAGGGCGGCTTCGACACGGCGGTCAGGGAACTGTCCGACATCGGCAAGATCAAGGCGTTCGCGCGGAGGCTGCGTGACGACGGGGTCAACCAGGCGACACTGATCGGCGGTGAACCCACGCTGGTCCTGCGCCGCGTGGAGGCGTTCGTCGAGGAACTCCCCTACATCACCGTCTCCACCAACGGGCTGCGGCCGATGCCCGTGCAGGGCTTCGAGCACATCGCGGTCGCCGTCAGCGTCTTCGGCGGCGGGCCGCTCGACGACGACCTGCGCGCCATCCGCGTCAACGGGTCGAAGTTCACCGGCCTGTTCGACACGGCGCTGTCCCATTACCGCGACGACCCCCGGGTGCTGTTCATCTTCGCGCTCTCCGAGGCCGGACTGCCCCATCTGGAGCCGACGGTCCGGAAGATCGCGGACAACGGCAACATCGTCACGTTCAACTTCTACAGCGAGCACGGCTCCGACCACCCGCTGCGGATCGAGAACGAGCGCCGGGTGCTGGAGGAGGCGCTGCGGGTCAAGGAACTGTACCCGCAGGCGGTGGTGAGCCATCCGTACTTCATCCGCGCCCTCGTCACCGGCACCTCCCACTGGGGCGCCCGCTTCGGCTACGACGTCTGCCCGAGCCTGAGCGTGGACCATCCGGACCACGAGGAGCGCGTCGCCAACGGCAATCCGGTGATCCCCGGTTTCGCCGCCTGGGGCGCCGACTACGAGTCGCTGCAGTTCTGCTGCACCTCCGGCGACTGCGGCGGCTGCCGGGACAGCCAGGCCGTCTACAGCTGGCTGGTGGTCAGCGCCAACCGGTTCCTGGACAGCACGGAACGGCTGGAGGAGTGGCTGGACATCGCGGAGAGCTACTGGCGGCAGTGGCGCTGGTCGCCGTTCCACGCCGCCGGGGCGGCGTAG
- a CDS encoding acyl carrier protein: protein MPDRAAIEKFVHDALVELGVDEADIVPDAALDDLEIDSLDMVELAQTIKRDLGIPVKPKDFDGLDTVGQVFELCRERAGLE, encoded by the coding sequence ATGCCCGACCGCGCAGCGATCGAGAAGTTCGTCCATGACGCCCTGGTGGAACTCGGCGTCGACGAGGCGGACATCGTCCCGGACGCCGCACTCGACGACCTGGAGATCGACTCGCTCGACATGGTCGAACTGGCACAGACGATCAAGAGGGACCTGGGGATCCCGGTGAAGCCGAAGGACTTCGACGGCCTCGACACCGTCGGCCAGGTCTTCGAGCTCTGCCGTGAGAGGGCCGGACTTGAGTGA
- a CDS encoding beta-ketoacyl-[acyl-carrier-protein] synthase family protein yields the protein MSDAATGAVVTGFGAVTPLGVGADTLHERAVAGESALHGGRGHCRGFRAADHLPRHLVRRTDRFTQFALVAADEAVARAGWTPGALPYDAARVACVIGCGLGGTASFEAQGPVLAEQGAEYVSALMVPQMMANAAASHLSMRYGFRGESLCVASACSSGAQAIGAGLRLLAAGAADAVVVGGAEASTSELVSAAFRNAGALSPTGRCLPFDTDRDGFVIGEGAGVLVLETARGATRRGAGVLGAVRGYGATSDAHHLTAPDPGGGPAAEAVVRALRQAGTDPGELDYVNAHGTGTPLNDRSECDALRLALGGAVLARVPMSSSKGGLGHLFGAAGAVEAVATLQALRRGVAPPTAGLRRPDERLGRLDLIRTARELPGGRARVGLSTSFGFGGHNAALVLSASSTDERP from the coding sequence TTGAGTGACGCGGCGACGGGCGCGGTGGTGACGGGCTTCGGCGCGGTCACCCCGCTCGGCGTCGGCGCCGACACGCTGCACGAGCGGGCCGTCGCCGGGGAGAGCGCACTGCACGGCGGGCGCGGCCACTGCCGCGGCTTCCGCGCCGCCGACCACCTCCCCCGCCACCTCGTGCGCCGTACCGACCGCTTCACGCAGTTCGCCCTGGTGGCGGCGGACGAAGCGGTGGCGCGGGCCGGCTGGACCCCCGGCGCCCTCCCGTACGACGCCGCGCGCGTCGCCTGTGTCATCGGCTGCGGGCTCGGCGGCACGGCCAGCTTCGAGGCGCAGGGCCCGGTCCTCGCGGAGCAGGGCGCCGAGTACGTCTCGGCGCTGATGGTGCCGCAGATGATGGCCAACGCCGCCGCGTCGCACCTGTCGATGCGGTACGGGTTCAGAGGCGAGTCGCTGTGTGTGGCCTCCGCGTGCAGCAGCGGGGCGCAGGCCATCGGCGCGGGACTGCGGCTGCTGGCCGCGGGCGCGGCGGACGCCGTCGTGGTGGGCGGGGCGGAGGCGTCGACGTCGGAACTCGTCAGCGCCGCCTTCCGCAACGCCGGGGCGCTCTCCCCCACCGGCCGCTGCCTGCCGTTCGACACCGACCGGGACGGCTTCGTCATCGGGGAGGGCGCGGGCGTCCTGGTGCTGGAGACGGCCCGCGGCGCCACCCGGCGCGGGGCCGGGGTCCTCGGCGCCGTGCGCGGCTACGGCGCCACCTCCGACGCCCATCACCTCACCGCTCCCGACCCCGGCGGCGGCCCGGCGGCCGAGGCCGTCGTCCGGGCCCTGCGCCAGGCCGGGACGGACCCCGGCGAGCTGGACTACGTGAACGCCCACGGCACCGGTACTCCCCTCAACGACCGGTCGGAGTGCGACGCCCTGCGCCTCGCCCTCGGCGGCGCCGTACTGGCCCGGGTCCCGATGTCGTCCAGCAAGGGCGGTCTGGGGCACCTCTTCGGCGCGGCCGGGGCGGTGGAGGCCGTCGCCACGCTGCAGGCGCTGCGCCGCGGTGTCGCGCCCCCGACCGCCGGCCTGCGGCGGCCGGACGAGCGGCTCGGCAGGCTGGACCTGATCCGGACGGCGCGTGAGCTGCCCGGCGGGCGGGCGCGGGTGGGCCTGTCGACGTCGTTCGGTTTCGGCGGCCACAACGCGGCGCTCGTGCTCTCCGCCTCCTCGACCGACGAAAGGCCGTAG
- the fabI gene encoding enoyl-ACP reductase FabI codes for MLGFEGRRYLVTGVLNDGSIAWHTAEALQEAGAEVLLTGFGRTRRITEAAAAGLPRPTDVLELDVTRPGDLVRLAGDLGDRWGSVDGVLHAIAAAPQSALSGNFLTTPVESATHALHTAAVSLHGLTTALAPLLAESRGSVVGLDFDSSGAWPGYDWMGVGKAALGAVCRYLALYLGGSGIRVNLVAAGPVETVAGSAISTFDAIADRWEREAPLGWDRADVRRLTGPVLFLLSDLASAVTGEIVHADGGMHAVRMGVGDRTRPQGGAR; via the coding sequence ATGCTCGGTTTCGAAGGACGCCGCTACCTGGTGACCGGGGTCCTCAACGACGGCTCCATCGCCTGGCACACCGCCGAGGCCCTCCAGGAGGCGGGCGCGGAGGTCCTGCTGACCGGATTCGGCCGTACGCGGCGGATCACCGAGGCCGCGGCGGCCGGGTTGCCGCGCCCCACCGACGTCCTGGAACTCGATGTCACCCGGCCGGGTGATCTCGTCCGGCTGGCCGGGGACCTCGGGGACAGGTGGGGCTCGGTCGACGGCGTCCTGCACGCGATCGCCGCCGCCCCGCAGTCCGCGCTGAGCGGCAACTTCCTCACCACTCCCGTGGAGAGCGCCACCCACGCCCTGCACACGGCGGCCGTGTCCCTGCACGGGCTCACCACCGCCCTGGCCCCGCTGCTGGCGGAGAGCCGGGGCAGCGTCGTGGGGCTGGACTTCGACTCCTCCGGCGCCTGGCCCGGCTACGACTGGATGGGCGTCGGCAAGGCCGCGCTCGGTGCCGTCTGCCGCTACCTCGCCCTGTACCTCGGTGGCAGCGGCATCCGCGTGAACCTCGTCGCCGCCGGGCCCGTCGAGACGGTCGCGGGGTCCGCCATCAGCACCTTCGACGCGATCGCCGACCGCTGGGAGCGGGAGGCGCCGCTCGGCTGGGACCGCGCGGACGTGCGGCGCCTGACCGGGCCCGTCCTGTTCCTGCTCTCCGACCTCGCCTCCGCCGTCACCGGTGAGATCGTGCACGCCGACGGCGGCATGCACGCCGTCCGCATGGGCGTGGGGGACCGGACCCGTCCGCAGGGGGGCGCGCGATGA
- a CDS encoding beta-ketoacyl-ACP synthase III yields the protein MTAVVTGVGAALPERVVPNSHFEAIGSSDEWIVRRTGIRRRHFLPEDGRLADLAVTAARTALRQAGRDAADLGHVVVATTTPDRTTPGLAVEVAARLGTRQAAAFDLHAACAGFVYALDHGVALIESGRAKAVLVCGAEALTRITDTADRSTAVLLGDGAGAVVLTDLPDAPVAPAFHLASDGEHVGLLFADRHDRKLRMDGPEIFVHAVEKMSDAARRVLERSGLACDDIDLFVAHQANARIVRAVGKEVGVPPERLFLNVDRVANTSSASIPIALAHALEEGRLGPSGVLGVAAFGAGLTWGAGVLGWRLG from the coding sequence ATGACGGCGGTGGTCACCGGTGTCGGGGCCGCGCTGCCCGAACGCGTCGTGCCGAACAGTCACTTCGAGGCGATCGGTTCGTCCGACGAGTGGATCGTCCGGCGGACGGGGATCAGGCGGCGGCACTTCCTGCCCGAGGACGGCCGGCTGGCCGACCTCGCCGTCACCGCCGCCCGGACGGCGCTCCGGCAGGCCGGGCGGGACGCCGCCGACCTGGGGCACGTCGTCGTCGCGACGACCACCCCGGACCGGACGACGCCCGGGCTGGCGGTGGAGGTGGCCGCGCGGCTGGGCACGCGGCAGGCCGCCGCCTTCGACCTGCACGCGGCCTGTGCCGGATTCGTGTACGCCCTGGACCACGGGGTGGCCCTCATCGAGTCCGGGCGGGCGAAGGCCGTCCTCGTCTGCGGGGCGGAGGCGCTGACCCGCATCACCGACACCGCGGACCGGTCGACGGCCGTCCTCCTCGGGGACGGCGCCGGTGCCGTCGTCCTCACCGACCTCCCGGACGCCCCGGTCGCGCCCGCGTTCCACCTGGCCTCCGACGGCGAGCACGTCGGGCTGCTCTTCGCCGACCGCCACGACCGCAAGCTCCGCATGGACGGGCCGGAGATCTTCGTGCACGCGGTGGAGAAGATGAGCGACGCGGCCCGGCGGGTGCTGGAACGAAGCGGGCTGGCCTGCGACGACATCGACCTCTTCGTCGCCCACCAGGCCAACGCCCGCATCGTGAGGGCCGTGGGCAAGGAGGTCGGGGTGCCGCCCGAGCGCCTGTTCCTCAACGTCGACCGGGTGGCCAACACCTCGTCGGCGTCCATCCCCATCGCCCTGGCCCACGCGCTGGAGGAGGGCCGGCTGGGGCCGTCCGGTGTGCTGGGCGTGGCCGCCTTCGGCGCGGGCCTCACCTGGGGTGCCGGGGTGCTCGGCTGGCGGCTGGGATGA
- a CDS encoding alpha/beta fold hydrolase, translating into MSAGRPRLPLLGEITAPDGARLTVRVQARDDAAAPVAVLLPAMGTPARTYLPFVRALHRQGMTVVTTDLRGQGESVPAPTRGVRFGYREIVEHDIGAVLDIVGAAYPTASRLLVGHSLGGQLGLVHCGLFQPPRLAGVVLVASGSAWYRALGRNGARWLVRSQLGAVAAGVLGYWPGDRFGFGGREPARLMRDWARQVRTGRYVVPGARADYERALRAVALPVLAVDVEDDTMAPPAAVDHLCAKLPAARVERLHYARADADGRPLGHFRWIRHHGGLVGRVGAWTARVTASGRAA; encoded by the coding sequence ATGAGCGCCGGGCGTCCGCGCCTGCCGCTGCTGGGCGAGATCACGGCGCCCGACGGGGCACGCCTCACCGTGCGGGTGCAGGCGCGGGACGACGCCGCCGCCCCCGTCGCCGTCCTGCTGCCCGCCATGGGGACGCCGGCGCGCACCTACCTCCCGTTCGTGCGGGCACTGCACCGGCAGGGCATGACGGTCGTGACGACGGACCTGCGCGGGCAGGGTGAGAGCGTGCCCGCGCCGACGCGCGGTGTCCGTTTCGGCTACCGGGAGATCGTCGAGCACGACATCGGGGCCGTGCTCGACATCGTCGGCGCCGCCTATCCCACGGCTTCGCGGCTGCTGGTCGGGCACAGCCTGGGCGGGCAGCTGGGGCTGGTGCACTGCGGGCTGTTCCAGCCGCCGCGCCTCGCCGGCGTCGTGCTCGTCGCCAGTGGTTCCGCCTGGTACCGGGCGCTGGGGCGGAACGGGGCACGCTGGCTGGTGCGCAGTCAGCTCGGCGCCGTGGCGGCCGGGGTGCTCGGGTACTGGCCCGGGGACCGGTTCGGGTTCGGCGGGCGGGAGCCGGCGCGGCTCATGCGGGACTGGGCGCGCCAGGTGCGCACCGGACGCTACGTCGTGCCGGGGGCGCGGGCCGACTACGAGCGGGCGCTGCGGGCGGTGGCCCTGCCCGTCCTCGCCGTCGACGTCGAGGACGACACCATGGCGCCGCCGGCGGCCGTGGACCACCTGTGCGCCAAGCTGCCCGCCGCCCGCGTCGAACGCCTCCACTACGCGCGCGCCGACGCGGACGGCCGTCCGCTGGGCCACTTCCGCTGGATACGGCACCACGGCGGCCTCGTCGGGCGTGTCGGGGCCTGGACGGCGCGGGTCACCGCCTCCGGGCGGGCGGCCTGA